In Actinoplanes lobatus, the DNA window TGACGACGCGGGAACGCCCGACCCTGGAAGCGGTCGCCCGTCGAGCCGGGGTCTCCCGCGCGACGGTGTCCCGCGTCGTCAACGGTTCGACCACGGTGGCGGCCTCCATCCGCGAGGCCGTCACCCGGGCCGTCGACGAACTCGGCTACGTGCCGAACCAGGCGGCCCGGAGCCTGGTCACCCGGCAGACCGACTCGATCGCCCTGATCCTTCCGGAGACGGCGAACCGGGTCTTCTCCGACGACCTGTTCTTCCCGGCCATCATCCGCGGCGTCGGCTCCGAACTGGAGGCCGCCGACAAGCAACTGGTGCTGATGATGGCCGGTTCGGCGGCCGGCTACGCCCGGGTCGAGCGCTACGCGGTGGCCGGCCACGTCGACGGCGTCATGTTCGCCTCGATCCACGGCGCCGATCCGCTGCCCGGCCTGCTGGCCCGCCGCGGCATCCCGGTGATCTGCAGCGGCCGCCCGATGATCGCCGACCCGCCGGTTCCGTACGTGGACGTCGACCACGCCGGTGGCGTCGCCGCGGCCATCCGGCACCTGATCACTTCCGGTCGCCGGCGGATCGCGACCATAGCGGGCCCGCAGGACATGGTGGCCGGCCTCGAACGGCTCACCGGCTACCACGACACGCTGCGCGCGGCCGGCCTCCCGGAACTCGTCGTCACCGGCGACTTCACCCGCGACTCCGGCATCACCGCGATGCGCGACCTGCTCGACCGTGACCCGGACCTGGACGCCGTCTTCGCCGCCTCCGACCTGATGGCCCACGGCGCCCTGCAAGCCCTGCGCAACGCCGGCCGCCGGGTCCCGGAGGACGTCGCGGTGATCGGCTTCGACGACTTCGAGGTCAGCCGCTACAGCGACCCGCCGCTCACCACGGTGCGCCAGCCGATCGGCGAGGCCGGCCGCACGATGGCCCGCGAGATGCTCCGCCTGATCTCCGGCGACCCCGGGGTGCCGCCCGCGATCATCCTGCCCACCGAACTCATCGTCCGCGCCTCAGCCTGATCAATCCCGGACCTCACGGCCGTCCTCGCGGCCAGCTGAGGCGTCCCTCCCGCTTTCCGACGCCTCTCCGGTACGCCTACGTGCACCGCCGTGGGCAGACAGCGATCTCCCTGCCCACTCCAGCCTGTGCCGCCCGCGCCGGGCGAAGATCGGTGGTCCGGCCCCGCTTCGC includes these proteins:
- a CDS encoding LacI family DNA-binding transcriptional regulator encodes the protein MTTRERPTLEAVARRAGVSRATVSRVVNGSTTVAASIREAVTRAVDELGYVPNQAARSLVTRQTDSIALILPETANRVFSDDLFFPAIIRGVGSELEAADKQLVLMMAGSAAGYARVERYAVAGHVDGVMFASIHGADPLPGLLARRGIPVICSGRPMIADPPVPYVDVDHAGGVAAAIRHLITSGRRRIATIAGPQDMVAGLERLTGYHDTLRAAGLPELVVTGDFTRDSGITAMRDLLDRDPDLDAVFAASDLMAHGALQALRNAGRRVPEDVAVIGFDDFEVSRYSDPPLTTVRQPIGEAGRTMAREMLRLISGDPGVPPAIILPTELIVRASA